The Epilithonimonas zeae genome contains a region encoding:
- a CDS encoding FAD-dependent oxidoreductase has product MLLDNKKVVIIGAGPGGLTLARLLQKKNIKVQVYERDYDKNARVQGSPLDLHQDSGLAALKEAGLIEAFQQNFLRGADREKIMDQNAETHYSDHHHKKEDDFNNKYFRPEIDRGVLRSILLQSLMPNTVVWNSHFISMEPQDNGWLLHFKDSASVYADLVIGADGANSKIRSYITDVKPFYTGITMLEGHIEGASRNTPVINTLLEGGKIMAFGNNQNLLMGQKSNGDIGYYASFRVPEDWRIHNGILHYNNNEVLQWFQSAYSQWNPIWEQLFTAATPPLIPRPIYCVPLDQYWVPNHNVTVLGDAAHVMPPFAGEGVNMAMLDALKLSRLLTADAKTNMLETIAAYEEEMRARTSVIAQESLQNGEIMHNEYALKSMVEMFSKH; this is encoded by the coding sequence ATGCTATTAGACAATAAAAAAGTCGTCATTATCGGTGCAGGCCCTGGAGGTCTTACGCTTGCAAGACTTCTGCAAAAAAAGAATATTAAAGTCCAGGTTTACGAGAGAGATTATGATAAAAATGCCAGAGTACAGGGGTCACCATTAGACCTGCATCAGGATTCGGGACTAGCTGCACTGAAAGAAGCTGGTCTTATAGAGGCGTTCCAACAAAATTTTCTCCGTGGAGCAGACCGTGAAAAAATTATGGATCAAAACGCAGAGACCCATTACAGCGATCATCACCATAAAAAAGAAGACGATTTTAATAATAAATATTTTCGTCCAGAGATTGACCGCGGCGTGCTTCGCAGCATCTTACTTCAATCCCTAATGCCGAATACCGTCGTGTGGAACAGTCATTTTATCTCGATGGAACCTCAGGACAATGGTTGGCTACTTCACTTTAAAGATTCTGCTTCAGTTTACGCTGATTTGGTAATTGGTGCAGACGGCGCTAACAGTAAAATTCGCTCCTATATAACTGATGTTAAACCTTTCTATACAGGTATTACAATGCTGGAAGGACATATTGAGGGTGCTTCACGTAATACACCTGTTATTAATACACTTTTGGAAGGGGGCAAAATCATGGCATTTGGCAATAATCAAAATCTTTTGATGGGACAGAAAAGCAATGGTGATATAGGATATTATGCCAGTTTTAGAGTACCAGAGGATTGGAGAATACATAATGGAATTCTTCATTATAACAACAATGAGGTCTTGCAATGGTTTCAATCAGCTTACAGTCAATGGAATCCTATCTGGGAACAATTATTTACTGCTGCCACACCGCCGCTTATTCCAAGACCGATCTACTGTGTGCCATTGGATCAGTATTGGGTTCCTAATCATAATGTGACCGTTTTAGGAGACGCTGCCCACGTAATGCCGCCTTTTGCAGGAGAAGGCGTTAACATGGCTATGCTCGATGCTTTGAAATTGAGCCGATTGTTGACTGCAGATGCTAAAACAAATATGCTGGAGACCATTGCTGCTTACGAGGAAGAAATGAGAGCAAGAACATCTGTTATAGCTCAAGAATCCCTTCAAAATGGAGAAATCATGCATAACGAATATGCCCTGAAGTCCATGGTTGAAATGTTTTCTAAGCATTAA
- a CDS encoding response regulator, with product MADHIIKVLIVDDHQLMIEGLKVLLEDELGIKVVSGAASMGEAIKILEQQQVDIILMDINMPEISGIDMTKKIRELYPAVKVIALTMHEDISVISKMIKAGASGYILKRTNMQEVVDAIRAVHQNGRYLSASVQHVIMDNLMSPEELLDTAEEDKPVLSSRELEVLQLIAKEFSNEQIGEALYISERTVEAHRRNIFIKTKTKSIVGLIKYALNEGLVELD from the coding sequence ATGGCAGATCATATAATAAAAGTTTTGATAGTGGACGATCATCAATTGATGATAGAGGGACTCAAAGTACTTCTTGAAGATGAATTAGGAATCAAAGTGGTTTCGGGTGCAGCATCGATGGGTGAAGCAATCAAAATTTTAGAGCAGCAGCAAGTGGATATTATTCTGATGGATATCAATATGCCTGAAATATCGGGAATAGATATGACCAAGAAGATCAGGGAACTCTACCCGGCAGTTAAAGTTATTGCTTTAACGATGCACGAAGATATTTCAGTTATTTCAAAAATGATCAAGGCTGGTGCTTCGGGCTACATTCTAAAAAGGACGAATATGCAGGAGGTAGTTGATGCTATTAGAGCAGTTCACCAAAACGGCCGCTACCTTAGTGCCAGTGTCCAGCACGTCATAATGGATAACCTGATGAGTCCCGAAGAACTTTTAGATACTGCTGAAGAAGACAAACCTGTATTATCATCCAGGGAACTGGAAGTACTTCAACTAATTGCTAAAGAATTTAGTAACGAGCAGATTGGAGAAGCACTGTATATCAGTGAACGAACTGTAGAAGCGCATCGAAGAAATATCTTCATTAAAACAAAGACCAAGTCTATTGTAGGATTAATTAAATATGCACTTAATGAAGGGCTTGTAGAATTGGATTGA
- a CDS encoding helix-turn-helix domain-containing protein, with the protein MIPPDDNLQFRLVEADQAISDFVYCFSAFHNLVAIEEGIIIPNGKIDLVLSLNDEGQFHISLLGLETEPKMTPKQTFTKFFSISFEPLAVEYILRTEVAGLLNSGKKMPDNFWGFTAEDLFDFEAFCLKASRVITSLIPNEVDQRKQLLFAELRMANGEVKVGEIAEKLGWSSRQINQYFNRFLGVSLKTYCRILRFQSSLRHIWEGELYPQLSYTDQSHFIKEVKKLSGVSPKELSRNENSRFLQFLVYDKE; encoded by the coding sequence TTGATTCCACCTGACGATAACTTGCAATTCCGTTTGGTAGAAGCCGACCAAGCTATTTCTGATTTTGTCTACTGTTTTTCGGCCTTCCATAACTTAGTGGCAATTGAAGAAGGTATTATTATCCCTAACGGTAAGATAGATTTGGTGTTGTCTCTTAATGACGAGGGACAATTCCATATAAGTCTTTTAGGTCTGGAAACTGAGCCTAAGATGACGCCGAAGCAGACGTTTACCAAATTCTTCTCTATCAGTTTTGAACCACTGGCTGTTGAATACATCCTTCGAACTGAAGTTGCAGGTCTGCTTAACAGCGGTAAGAAAATGCCTGATAATTTCTGGGGATTCACAGCTGAGGATCTTTTTGACTTTGAGGCCTTCTGTTTAAAAGCATCCCGCGTCATCACCTCTCTGATCCCAAATGAAGTAGATCAAAGGAAACAGCTTCTTTTTGCAGAATTACGGATGGCAAATGGAGAAGTTAAAGTAGGAGAAATTGCAGAAAAGCTGGGTTGGAGTTCCCGACAGATCAATCAATATTTTAACCGTTTCTTAGGCGTTTCCTTAAAAACCTACTGCCGGATTCTGCGCTTTCAGTCTTCATTGCGGCACATCTGGGAGGGTGAATTATATCCGCAGCTCAGCTACACAGACCAATCCCATTTTATCAAAGAAGTAAAAAAATTATCCGGCGTATCACCTAAGGAACTCAGCCGTAATGAAAACAGCCGATTTTTACAATTTTTAGTTTACGATAAGGAATAG
- a CDS encoding T9SS type A sorting domain-containing protein has protein sequence MKKLYLLAMMMMTASSFFAQTTVPPYTQEFTTFPLTNWYIGYAFNANVGNGPTGTSSNYWQQKPFLGNTSANDQSLCMNFFTANVSAWAISNAFDLSGGEYEISFDYGTTNGPFMTNPNGPAPQVVSTDKFKVLITTDNGTTWQELKNWDNPNMTISNERNKITIDVSAYKSNNVKFAFYASDGTTFVADANYRIYVDNFKVQAKQSMAVSHSNKSILQVYPNPTTDKVYIKTDKATQTFQVYDSTGKKIQSTTSKSIDLSKYVKGTYLIKIIFTDNTTSVQKVVKL, from the coding sequence ATGAAAAAACTTTATCTATTGGCAATGATGATGATGACTGCTTCATCATTTTTCGCACAAACAACAGTTCCTCCGTACACTCAGGAATTTACTACTTTTCCATTGACAAATTGGTATATCGGTTATGCCTTCAATGCCAATGTTGGAAATGGGCCTACAGGTACATCATCCAATTATTGGCAACAAAAACCTTTTCTCGGTAACACTTCTGCAAACGACCAATCATTATGTATGAATTTTTTCACAGCTAATGTTTCTGCTTGGGCTATTAGCAATGCTTTTGATTTATCTGGTGGTGAGTATGAAATATCCTTTGATTATGGTACTACCAACGGTCCATTTATGACCAATCCAAACGGACCTGCTCCACAGGTTGTATCAACAGACAAATTCAAAGTTCTGATAACTACTGATAACGGAACGACCTGGCAAGAACTAAAAAACTGGGACAATCCCAATATGACTATTTCTAATGAAAGAAATAAAATAACAATTGATGTTTCTGCGTATAAAAGCAACAATGTAAAGTTTGCATTCTATGCTTCTGATGGTACTACGTTTGTAGCAGATGCGAACTATCGTATTTACGTCGATAATTTCAAAGTTCAGGCAAAACAATCAATGGCTGTTTCTCATAGTAATAAATCTATCTTACAAGTCTATCCCAATCCTACAACTGATAAAGTTTACATAAAAACAGACAAAGCAACACAGACTTTTCAGGTTTATGATTCTACAGGAAAAAAAATCCAATCGACAACTTCAAAGAGTATCGATCTAAGCAAATATGTTAAGGGAACTTATCTCATTAAAATAATTTTCACAGATAATACTACATCTGTTCAGAAGGTTGTAAAGTTGTAA
- a CDS encoding ArsR family transcriptional regulator: protein MSEQHNKKPVKLCYEHIGGKLGELLLEQFIAKGWIEKADPKEKNYLITAIGEIEFAKLGVDLSKIKS, encoded by the coding sequence ATGAGTGAGCAACACAATAAAAAACCAGTTAAACTATGTTATGAACATATCGGTGGAAAGCTTGGTGAACTTTTACTGGAACAGTTTATAGCCAAAGGGTGGATCGAAAAAGCTGATCCTAAAGAGAAAAATTATTTAATCACTGCAATAGGAGAGATTGAGTTTGCTAAACTAGGGGTTGATCTGTCAAAAATCAAATCATAA